One region of Citrus sinensis cultivar Valencia sweet orange chromosome 6, DVS_A1.0, whole genome shotgun sequence genomic DNA includes:
- the LOC102621690 gene encoding E3 ubiquitin-protein ligase UPL7 isoform X2, translated as MLRDADTAMKNLLWFMGSRNSHLYMSIRRYIDKLDITYSSQINSTVETDERFLITASAVTLALRPFHITNFDVSSIGQLDMCCAAEQYCLCLLTIPWFIQRLPAFLIPALKHQSILSPCFQIFLIRRDKMLSEMLKMDQSDRHDSQKAIPPIGWALTNIICLATGSENGFVDTLDHPSYVQVVITLAENLLAWVDNVGWVKEKKDLQGNVETSAAGIDAVLHDNESLNITYMELFRPVCQQWHLMKLLEIAKTGATSCAAANDKKYLGKLELLDIAYFYSYMLRIFSVFNPMVGSLPVLNLLSFTPGYLLNLWGELENSIFPENGHIAEDNCLRTSKSLVNKKDGILDKRQKQTSKDGANKLVNALHKFTGKSQAGPNYTDTVDGQVDEESSDVWTIESLRYVPQGISKDLSCLLHLFCAAYSHLLLVLDDIEFYEKQVPFTLEQQRRIAAMLNTLVYNGLNHDTGHQNRPLMDSAIRCLHMMYERDCRHQFCPRVLWLSPAKRSRPPIAVAARTHEVLSANMRSDESLTVSSLGSVVTTTPHVFPFEERVEMFREFISMDKVSRKIAGDVAGPGSRSIEIVVRRGHIVEDGFRQLNSLGSRLKSSIHVSFVSECGLPEAGLDYGGLSKEFLTDISKSAFAPEYGLFSQTSTSDRLLIPNAAARYLENGIQMFEFLGRVVGKALYEGILLDYAFSHVFVQKLLGRYSFLDELSTLDPELYRNLMYVKHYDGDVKELCLDFTVTEESFGKRHVIELKPGGGDTSVTNENKMQYVHAMADYKLNRQIFPFSNAFYRGLTDLIAPSWLKLFNASEFNQLLSGGRHDIDVDDLRKNTRYTGGYSEGSRTIKLFWEVVEGFEPKERCMLLKFVTSCSRAPLLGFKHLQPSFTIHKVACDSSLWAVIGGQDVERLPSASTCYNTLKLPTYKRSSTLKAKLLYAISSNAGFELS; from the exons ATGCTTCGGGATGCTGATACAGCCATGAAGAATTTACTTTGGTTTATGGGAAGTCGTAATAGTCACCTTTACATGTCTATTAGAAGATACATTGACAAATTAGACATTACTTATTCCTCTCAAATAAACAGTACTGTCGAGACAGATGAGAGATTCTTGATAACTGCAAGTGCAGTAACGTTAGCTTTAAGGCCATTTCATATCACAAACTTTGATGTTAGCAGCATTGGTCAGTTGGATATGTGTTGTGCAGCTGAGCAGTACTGTCTGTGTCTACTAACAATTCCCTGGTTTATTCAACGTCTACCAGCTTTTCTCATTCCTGCTCTGAAGCACCAGTCTATTCTGTCACCATGCTTCCAGATCTTTCTG ATACGGAGAGATAAGATGTTGTCAGAGATGTTAAAGATGGATCAGTCGGACAGACATGACTCTCAAAAAGCAATTCCACCCATTGGTTGGGCTCTTACAAACATTATATGTCTAGCAACAGGGAGTGAGAACGGATTTGTGGATACTCTGGACCATCCCTCCTATGTCCAGGTTGTTATTACTCTTGCAGAGAATTTATTAGCTTGGGTTGACAATGTTGGGTGGgtcaaagagaagaaagatcTTCAAGGTAATGTTGAAACTTCTGCAGCAGGCATTGATGCAGTTTTGCATGATAATGAGTCCTTAAATATAACATACATGGAATTATTCAGACCTGTTTGTCAGCAGTGGCATCTTATGAAGCTACTGGAAATTGCAAAAACGGGTGCTACTTCCTGTGCAGCAGCAAacgataaaaaatatttggggaAGTTGGAGTTGCTCGATATTGCATATTTTTACTCTTATATGCTTAGAATATTTTCAGTCTTCAATCCTATGGTTGGATCCTTGCCTGTCCTCAACTTGCTATCTTTTACTCCTGGGTATCTTTTGAATCTATGGGGAGAACTGGAAAATTCCATTTTCCCTGAAAATGGTCACATTGCTGAAGATAATTGTCTGCGCACTAGTAAAAGTTTAGTAAACAAAAAAGATGGAATTTTGgataaaagacaaaaacaaaCCAGCAAGGATGGAGCTAATAAATTGGTTAATGCGCTACATAAATTTACTGGAAAGTCACAGGCGGGGCCTAATTATACGGATACTGTTGATGGGCAAGTAGATGAGGAATCTTCTGATGTTTGGACTATCGAATCTTTGAGGTATGTTCCACAAGGAATTTCAAAAGATTTGTCGTGTCTGCTTCATCTCTTCTGTGCTGCCTATTCACACCTGCTGCTGGTACTTGATGACATAGAATTCTATGAGAAACAG GTTCCATTCACGCTGGAGCAGCAGCGAAGAATCGCAGCAATGCTCAATACTCTGGTGTATAATGGCTTAAACCATGATACAGGTCATCAGAATAGGCCTCTTATGGATTCTGCAATTAGATGCTTGCATATGATGTATGAAAGGGACTGTAGGCACCAATTTTGCCCCCGTGTTCTGTGGCTTTCACCTGCTAAAAGAAGCAGGCCCCCAATTGCAGTAGCTGCCAGAACTCATGAAGTATTGTCAGCTAATATGAGATCAGATGAATCCTTAACTGTTTCTAGCTTGGGTTCTGTGGTCACCACTACTCCCCATGTCTTTCCATTTGAAGAGAG AGTTGAAATGTTTCGAGAGTTCATTAGTATGGATAAAGTCTCTCGAAAAATAGCTGGTGATGTGGCGGGACCTGGTTCACGGTCCATTGAGATAGTAGTTCGCCGGGGTCATATTGTTGAAGATGGCTTTCGGCAATTAAATTCCCTTGGATCAAGGTTGAAGTCATCTATTCATGTTTCATTTGTAAGCGAATGTGGCCTTCCAGAAGCTGGGCTGGACTATGGTGGGCTATCAAAAGAGTTTTTGACTGATATATCAAAATCAGCTTTTGCTCCTGA GTATGGGCTATTTTCCCAAACCTCAACTTCAGACAGGCTCCTGATCCCTAATGCTGCCGCAAGATATCTAGAGAACGGTATCCAGATGTTTGAGTTCCTTGGGAGAGTTGTTGGTAAAGCACTTTATGAAGGGATATTACTTGATTATGCCTTTTCACATGTTTTTGTGCAAAAGTTGTTAGGCCGATATAGCTTCCTTGATGAGCTGTCAACACTTGATCCAGAGCTCTACCGGAATCTAATGTATGTCAAG CATTATGATGGTGACGTCAAAGAACTGTGTCTGGATTTCACTGTCACAGAAGAGTCATTTGGTAAACGACATGTTATTGAGCTAAAACCTGGTGGCGGGGATACTAGTGTGACAAATGAGAACAAGATGCAATATGTTCATGCTATGGCTGATTATAAACTCAACCGGCAG ATTTTTCCCTTCTCAAATGCATTTTACAGAGGTTTAACTGATCTCATAGCACCATCTTGGTTGAAGTTATTTAATGCAAGTGAATTCAATCag TTACTTTCAGGTGGAAGACATGACATTGATGTAGatgatttgagaaaaaatacaCGGTATACCGGTGGCTATTCTGAAGGGAGTCGAACAATTAAACTCTTTTGGGAG GTTGTTGAAGGGTTTGAACCAAAAGAACGATGTATGCTGCTTAAATTTGTGACAAGTTGCTCTCGAGCTCCATTGCTTGGATTCAAACACTTGCAGCCATCTTTTACAATTCACAAG GTTGCATGTGATTCATCGCTTTGGGCAGTCATTGGCGGACAGGATGTAGAACGGCTTCCGTCGGCTTCTACATGCTACAATACTCTCAAG CTTCCTACATACAAGCGTTCAAGCACTTTGAAAGCAAAACTTCTTTATGCAATCAGTTCCAATGCTGGGTTTGAACTTTCTTAG
- the LOC102621690 gene encoding E3 ubiquitin-protein ligase UPL7 isoform X3, protein MDPYNKHQVSLRGASTKEISREALLEKVSQERELRNYARRATASAIFIQSVWRCYSVTKKVAVQLQEEWVALVNCHASLITGSWISSVVLRPFLFFVTRLSTQHQKIQTRDIDCMQKCFKILLDSINSSDSRKNFCSLTTGTLQERRTWNYQAKKLISLCSFILAHCDKSHAGSQCIVGLTILALRFLVVLTDLKVWKSLSNDMLRDADTAMKNLLWFMGSRNSHLYMSIRRYIDKLDITYSSQINSTVETDERFLITASAVTLALRPFHITNFDVSSIGQLDMCCAAEQYCLCLLTIPWFIQRLPAFLIPALKHQSILSPCFQIFLIRRDKMLSEMLKMDQSDRHDSQKAIPPIGWALTNIICLATGSENGFVDTLDHPSYVQVVITLAENLLAWVDNVGWVKEKKDLQGNVETSAAGIDAVLHDNESLNITYMELFRPVCQQWHLMKLLEIAKTGATSCAAANDKKYLGKLELLDIAYFYSYMLRIFSVFNPMVGSLPVLNLLSFTPGYLLNLWGELENSIFPENGHIAEDNCLRTSKSLVNKKDGILDKRQKQTSKDGANKLVNALHKFTGKSQAGPNYTDTVDGQVDEESSDVWTIESLRYVPQGISKDLSCLLHLFCAAYSHLLLVLDDIEFYEKQVPFTLEQQRRIAAMLNTLVYNGLNHDTGHQNRPLMDSAIRCLHMMYERDCRHQFCPRVLWLSPAKRSRPPIAVAARTHEVLSANMRSDESLTVSSLGSVVTTTPHVFPFEERVEMFREFISMDKVSRKIAGDVAGPGSRSIEIVVRRGHIVEDGFRQLNSLGSRLKSSIHVSFVSECGLPEAGLDYGGLSKEFLTDISKSAFAPEYGLFSQTSTSDRLLIPNAAARYLENGIQMFEFLGRVVGKALYEGILLDYAFSHVFVQKLLGRYSFLDELSTLDPELYRNLMVFAAAAL, encoded by the exons ATGGACCCTTATAACAAGCATCAG GTATCGTTAAGAGGAGCGAGTACTAAGGAAATATCGCGGGAAGCACTTCTAGAGAAGGTCTCCCAGGAAAGAGAGCTACGTAACTATGCAAGACGAGCTACGGCTTCTGCAATCTTTATTCAG AGTGTTTGGAGGTGCTACTCTGTGACAAAGAAGGTGGCAGTACAGCTTCAAGAAGAATGGGTAGCCCTGGTGAATTGTCATGCCAGTTTAATAACTGGATCATGGATATCCAGTGTCGTTTTAagaccttttcttttctttgtcacGCGTTTATCAACTCAGCACCAGAAGATTCAAACTAGAGATATAGACTGCATGCAGAAGTGCTTTAAAATTCTGTTGGATAGCATAAATTCTAGTG ATTCTAGGAAGAATTTTTGCTCCCTGACGACGGGTACACTTCAAGAGAGAAGAACATGGAATTATCAAGCAAAGAAGCTGATTTCTCTCTGCTCATTTATTCTTGCACATTGTGATAAATCACATGCAGGGAGTCAGTGTATTGTTGGTCTTACAATTCTTGCTCTGCGTTTTCTTGTTGTGTTAACTGATCTGAAAGTGTGGAAGAGTTTAAGTAATGATATGCTTCGGGATGCTGATACAGCCATGAAGAATTTACTTTGGTTTATGGGAAGTCGTAATAGTCACCTTTACATGTCTATTAGAAGATACATTGACAAATTAGACATTACTTATTCCTCTCAAATAAACAGTACTGTCGAGACAGATGAGAGATTCTTGATAACTGCAAGTGCAGTAACGTTAGCTTTAAGGCCATTTCATATCACAAACTTTGATGTTAGCAGCATTGGTCAGTTGGATATGTGTTGTGCAGCTGAGCAGTACTGTCTGTGTCTACTAACAATTCCCTGGTTTATTCAACGTCTACCAGCTTTTCTCATTCCTGCTCTGAAGCACCAGTCTATTCTGTCACCATGCTTCCAGATCTTTCTG ATACGGAGAGATAAGATGTTGTCAGAGATGTTAAAGATGGATCAGTCGGACAGACATGACTCTCAAAAAGCAATTCCACCCATTGGTTGGGCTCTTACAAACATTATATGTCTAGCAACAGGGAGTGAGAACGGATTTGTGGATACTCTGGACCATCCCTCCTATGTCCAGGTTGTTATTACTCTTGCAGAGAATTTATTAGCTTGGGTTGACAATGTTGGGTGGgtcaaagagaagaaagatcTTCAAGGTAATGTTGAAACTTCTGCAGCAGGCATTGATGCAGTTTTGCATGATAATGAGTCCTTAAATATAACATACATGGAATTATTCAGACCTGTTTGTCAGCAGTGGCATCTTATGAAGCTACTGGAAATTGCAAAAACGGGTGCTACTTCCTGTGCAGCAGCAAacgataaaaaatatttggggaAGTTGGAGTTGCTCGATATTGCATATTTTTACTCTTATATGCTTAGAATATTTTCAGTCTTCAATCCTATGGTTGGATCCTTGCCTGTCCTCAACTTGCTATCTTTTACTCCTGGGTATCTTTTGAATCTATGGGGAGAACTGGAAAATTCCATTTTCCCTGAAAATGGTCACATTGCTGAAGATAATTGTCTGCGCACTAGTAAAAGTTTAGTAAACAAAAAAGATGGAATTTTGgataaaagacaaaaacaaaCCAGCAAGGATGGAGCTAATAAATTGGTTAATGCGCTACATAAATTTACTGGAAAGTCACAGGCGGGGCCTAATTATACGGATACTGTTGATGGGCAAGTAGATGAGGAATCTTCTGATGTTTGGACTATCGAATCTTTGAGGTATGTTCCACAAGGAATTTCAAAAGATTTGTCGTGTCTGCTTCATCTCTTCTGTGCTGCCTATTCACACCTGCTGCTGGTACTTGATGACATAGAATTCTATGAGAAACAG GTTCCATTCACGCTGGAGCAGCAGCGAAGAATCGCAGCAATGCTCAATACTCTGGTGTATAATGGCTTAAACCATGATACAGGTCATCAGAATAGGCCTCTTATGGATTCTGCAATTAGATGCTTGCATATGATGTATGAAAGGGACTGTAGGCACCAATTTTGCCCCCGTGTTCTGTGGCTTTCACCTGCTAAAAGAAGCAGGCCCCCAATTGCAGTAGCTGCCAGAACTCATGAAGTATTGTCAGCTAATATGAGATCAGATGAATCCTTAACTGTTTCTAGCTTGGGTTCTGTGGTCACCACTACTCCCCATGTCTTTCCATTTGAAGAGAG AGTTGAAATGTTTCGAGAGTTCATTAGTATGGATAAAGTCTCTCGAAAAATAGCTGGTGATGTGGCGGGACCTGGTTCACGGTCCATTGAGATAGTAGTTCGCCGGGGTCATATTGTTGAAGATGGCTTTCGGCAATTAAATTCCCTTGGATCAAGGTTGAAGTCATCTATTCATGTTTCATTTGTAAGCGAATGTGGCCTTCCAGAAGCTGGGCTGGACTATGGTGGGCTATCAAAAGAGTTTTTGACTGATATATCAAAATCAGCTTTTGCTCCTGA GTATGGGCTATTTTCCCAAACCTCAACTTCAGACAGGCTCCTGATCCCTAATGCTGCCGCAAGATATCTAGAGAACGGTATCCAGATGTTTGAGTTCCTTGGGAGAGTTGTTGGTAAAGCACTTTATGAAGGGATATTACTTGATTATGCCTTTTCACATGTTTTTGTGCAAAAGTTGTTAGGCCGATATAGCTTCCTTGATGAGCTGTCAACACTTGATCCAGAGCTCTACCGGAATCTAAT ggTTTTTGCTGCTGCAGCATTATGA
- the LOC102621690 gene encoding E3 ubiquitin-protein ligase UPL7 isoform X1 yields MDPYNKHQVSLRGASTKEISREALLEKVSQERELRNYARRATASAIFIQSVWRCYSVTKKVAVQLQEEWVALVNCHASLITGSWISSVVLRPFLFFVTRLSTQHQKIQTRDIDCMQKCFKILLDSINSSDSRKNFCSLTTGTLQERRTWNYQAKKLISLCSFILAHCDKSHAGSQCIVGLTILALRFLVVLTDLKVWKSLSNDMLRDADTAMKNLLWFMGSRNSHLYMSIRRYIDKLDITYSSQINSTVETDERFLITASAVTLALRPFHITNFDVSSIGQLDMCCAAEQYCLCLLTIPWFIQRLPAFLIPALKHQSILSPCFQIFLIRRDKMLSEMLKMDQSDRHDSQKAIPPIGWALTNIICLATGSENGFVDTLDHPSYVQVVITLAENLLAWVDNVGWVKEKKDLQGNVETSAAGIDAVLHDNESLNITYMELFRPVCQQWHLMKLLEIAKTGATSCAAANDKKYLGKLELLDIAYFYSYMLRIFSVFNPMVGSLPVLNLLSFTPGYLLNLWGELENSIFPENGHIAEDNCLRTSKSLVNKKDGILDKRQKQTSKDGANKLVNALHKFTGKSQAGPNYTDTVDGQVDEESSDVWTIESLRYVPQGISKDLSCLLHLFCAAYSHLLLVLDDIEFYEKQVPFTLEQQRRIAAMLNTLVYNGLNHDTGHQNRPLMDSAIRCLHMMYERDCRHQFCPRVLWLSPAKRSRPPIAVAARTHEVLSANMRSDESLTVSSLGSVVTTTPHVFPFEERVEMFREFISMDKVSRKIAGDVAGPGSRSIEIVVRRGHIVEDGFRQLNSLGSRLKSSIHVSFVSECGLPEAGLDYGGLSKEFLTDISKSAFAPEYGLFSQTSTSDRLLIPNAAARYLENGIQMFEFLGRVVGKALYEGILLDYAFSHVFVQKLLGRYSFLDELSTLDPELYRNLMYVKHYDGDVKELCLDFTVTEESFGKRHVIELKPGGGDTSVTNENKMQYVHAMADYKLNRQIFPFSNAFYRGLTDLIAPSWLKLFNASEFNQLLSGGRHDIDVDDLRKNTRYTGGYSEGSRTIKLFWEVVEGFEPKERCMLLKFVTSCSRAPLLGFKHLQPSFTIHKVACDSSLWAVIGGQDVERLPSASTCYNTLKLPTYKRSSTLKAKLLYAISSNAGFELS; encoded by the exons ATGGACCCTTATAACAAGCATCAG GTATCGTTAAGAGGAGCGAGTACTAAGGAAATATCGCGGGAAGCACTTCTAGAGAAGGTCTCCCAGGAAAGAGAGCTACGTAACTATGCAAGACGAGCTACGGCTTCTGCAATCTTTATTCAG AGTGTTTGGAGGTGCTACTCTGTGACAAAGAAGGTGGCAGTACAGCTTCAAGAAGAATGGGTAGCCCTGGTGAATTGTCATGCCAGTTTAATAACTGGATCATGGATATCCAGTGTCGTTTTAagaccttttcttttctttgtcacGCGTTTATCAACTCAGCACCAGAAGATTCAAACTAGAGATATAGACTGCATGCAGAAGTGCTTTAAAATTCTGTTGGATAGCATAAATTCTAGTG ATTCTAGGAAGAATTTTTGCTCCCTGACGACGGGTACACTTCAAGAGAGAAGAACATGGAATTATCAAGCAAAGAAGCTGATTTCTCTCTGCTCATTTATTCTTGCACATTGTGATAAATCACATGCAGGGAGTCAGTGTATTGTTGGTCTTACAATTCTTGCTCTGCGTTTTCTTGTTGTGTTAACTGATCTGAAAGTGTGGAAGAGTTTAAGTAATGATATGCTTCGGGATGCTGATACAGCCATGAAGAATTTACTTTGGTTTATGGGAAGTCGTAATAGTCACCTTTACATGTCTATTAGAAGATACATTGACAAATTAGACATTACTTATTCCTCTCAAATAAACAGTACTGTCGAGACAGATGAGAGATTCTTGATAACTGCAAGTGCAGTAACGTTAGCTTTAAGGCCATTTCATATCACAAACTTTGATGTTAGCAGCATTGGTCAGTTGGATATGTGTTGTGCAGCTGAGCAGTACTGTCTGTGTCTACTAACAATTCCCTGGTTTATTCAACGTCTACCAGCTTTTCTCATTCCTGCTCTGAAGCACCAGTCTATTCTGTCACCATGCTTCCAGATCTTTCTG ATACGGAGAGATAAGATGTTGTCAGAGATGTTAAAGATGGATCAGTCGGACAGACATGACTCTCAAAAAGCAATTCCACCCATTGGTTGGGCTCTTACAAACATTATATGTCTAGCAACAGGGAGTGAGAACGGATTTGTGGATACTCTGGACCATCCCTCCTATGTCCAGGTTGTTATTACTCTTGCAGAGAATTTATTAGCTTGGGTTGACAATGTTGGGTGGgtcaaagagaagaaagatcTTCAAGGTAATGTTGAAACTTCTGCAGCAGGCATTGATGCAGTTTTGCATGATAATGAGTCCTTAAATATAACATACATGGAATTATTCAGACCTGTTTGTCAGCAGTGGCATCTTATGAAGCTACTGGAAATTGCAAAAACGGGTGCTACTTCCTGTGCAGCAGCAAacgataaaaaatatttggggaAGTTGGAGTTGCTCGATATTGCATATTTTTACTCTTATATGCTTAGAATATTTTCAGTCTTCAATCCTATGGTTGGATCCTTGCCTGTCCTCAACTTGCTATCTTTTACTCCTGGGTATCTTTTGAATCTATGGGGAGAACTGGAAAATTCCATTTTCCCTGAAAATGGTCACATTGCTGAAGATAATTGTCTGCGCACTAGTAAAAGTTTAGTAAACAAAAAAGATGGAATTTTGgataaaagacaaaaacaaaCCAGCAAGGATGGAGCTAATAAATTGGTTAATGCGCTACATAAATTTACTGGAAAGTCACAGGCGGGGCCTAATTATACGGATACTGTTGATGGGCAAGTAGATGAGGAATCTTCTGATGTTTGGACTATCGAATCTTTGAGGTATGTTCCACAAGGAATTTCAAAAGATTTGTCGTGTCTGCTTCATCTCTTCTGTGCTGCCTATTCACACCTGCTGCTGGTACTTGATGACATAGAATTCTATGAGAAACAG GTTCCATTCACGCTGGAGCAGCAGCGAAGAATCGCAGCAATGCTCAATACTCTGGTGTATAATGGCTTAAACCATGATACAGGTCATCAGAATAGGCCTCTTATGGATTCTGCAATTAGATGCTTGCATATGATGTATGAAAGGGACTGTAGGCACCAATTTTGCCCCCGTGTTCTGTGGCTTTCACCTGCTAAAAGAAGCAGGCCCCCAATTGCAGTAGCTGCCAGAACTCATGAAGTATTGTCAGCTAATATGAGATCAGATGAATCCTTAACTGTTTCTAGCTTGGGTTCTGTGGTCACCACTACTCCCCATGTCTTTCCATTTGAAGAGAG AGTTGAAATGTTTCGAGAGTTCATTAGTATGGATAAAGTCTCTCGAAAAATAGCTGGTGATGTGGCGGGACCTGGTTCACGGTCCATTGAGATAGTAGTTCGCCGGGGTCATATTGTTGAAGATGGCTTTCGGCAATTAAATTCCCTTGGATCAAGGTTGAAGTCATCTATTCATGTTTCATTTGTAAGCGAATGTGGCCTTCCAGAAGCTGGGCTGGACTATGGTGGGCTATCAAAAGAGTTTTTGACTGATATATCAAAATCAGCTTTTGCTCCTGA GTATGGGCTATTTTCCCAAACCTCAACTTCAGACAGGCTCCTGATCCCTAATGCTGCCGCAAGATATCTAGAGAACGGTATCCAGATGTTTGAGTTCCTTGGGAGAGTTGTTGGTAAAGCACTTTATGAAGGGATATTACTTGATTATGCCTTTTCACATGTTTTTGTGCAAAAGTTGTTAGGCCGATATAGCTTCCTTGATGAGCTGTCAACACTTGATCCAGAGCTCTACCGGAATCTAATGTATGTCAAG CATTATGATGGTGACGTCAAAGAACTGTGTCTGGATTTCACTGTCACAGAAGAGTCATTTGGTAAACGACATGTTATTGAGCTAAAACCTGGTGGCGGGGATACTAGTGTGACAAATGAGAACAAGATGCAATATGTTCATGCTATGGCTGATTATAAACTCAACCGGCAG ATTTTTCCCTTCTCAAATGCATTTTACAGAGGTTTAACTGATCTCATAGCACCATCTTGGTTGAAGTTATTTAATGCAAGTGAATTCAATCag TTACTTTCAGGTGGAAGACATGACATTGATGTAGatgatttgagaaaaaatacaCGGTATACCGGTGGCTATTCTGAAGGGAGTCGAACAATTAAACTCTTTTGGGAG GTTGTTGAAGGGTTTGAACCAAAAGAACGATGTATGCTGCTTAAATTTGTGACAAGTTGCTCTCGAGCTCCATTGCTTGGATTCAAACACTTGCAGCCATCTTTTACAATTCACAAG GTTGCATGTGATTCATCGCTTTGGGCAGTCATTGGCGGACAGGATGTAGAACGGCTTCCGTCGGCTTCTACATGCTACAATACTCTCAAG CTTCCTACATACAAGCGTTCAAGCACTTTGAAAGCAAAACTTCTTTATGCAATCAGTTCCAATGCTGGGTTTGAACTTTCTTAG